GTTTCATCCAGTGAAAGGGTAGATTTACCTCCTGCTGCATTGATATGTCCACCCCCTTCAAAATAAGTACGAGCGAATAAATTCACATCTAAATTACCTGATGAGCGGAACGAAATTTTAATAATTCCTTCTTCTTTGCGTTCAATGAAAAAAGCAGTTAAATCAATTCCACTAATAGAAAGCCCGTAATTAACTAATCCTTCCGTATCTCCTTTTTGGTGGGAAAATTCATGCAAATCTTCCTCATTCAAATAAAGATAAGAAGCTTGCGTATCGGGAATCAAATGCAGATGCTGTAATGCTCGTCCCATTAACTGTAAACGGTTGAATGAACTATTGTCAAACAGCGCATGGTGAATTTTCGGGTTGTCAATTCCTTTCTCAATTAAGGCAGCCACTACTTGGTGTGTTTTCGCCGTCGTTTTCGGGAATCGGAAAGAACCAGAATCAGTAACAATTCCAGTGTAAATACAAGTAGCTGCCTCTTGGTGAACCAAATCAGTCAAATCCATTTGTTCTAAAAGCGAATACAACAATTCACAGGTTGATCCAAAAGACGTATCAGAAAAGGTTAATTTGGCGTAATCTCCAGGCATTTGATGATGGTCAATCATGACAAAATCATTGGGTAAGCTTGCTAAAAAAGCGCCCATTTCATCTCCTGTACGAGATAAGATATTGAAATCTAGCGTAAAAATACAATCGCTATTTTTTAGTATATGTTGACCTGCAGGTTTATTAAAATCGTAGATTTTGATTGCTGCAGTACCAGGCATCCAAGCCAAAAAGTTTGGATACTCGTTGGGAGAGATAATTTCTACCTTATGTCCCAATTGTTTTAATACGTGATATAGACCTAAAGAAGAACCAATAGCATCACCATCGGGGTTGCGATGTGGGATGATTGCAAAGGTCTTTGCCGGTAAACTAATAAGTTGTTTTAACGTATCTATTGATGTATGCTTCATAATGCGAAAATAAGTTATTTTGCATCATTTGCATAAAAATAAAGATGAATTTAATAAAATTAAAATAACAGTTCGCATTTATTCCGCCAATGCACGGAGCTCTCTCTTATCTAAAAGAATAATGTCTTTTCCTTTCAGTTGAATAATGCCATCTTTTTTCAATTCCGATAATAGACGAATACAACTTTCTGTAGCCGTTCCGACCATATTCGCTAAATCTTCACGGGATAATTTGATGTTTAAGGCTTGAGTCTCTGAAGAAGATCCTCCTAAGTCTTCCAACTTCAACAGCATAATCGCTAAGCGCTCTTTTACCGTTTTATGGGTTTGATTCGCTAAGTCTTGATCGGCATCTTTTAAGTGCGTACAGATATCTCGCGTAACCAACAAAGAAAATTTGTTGTTCTCCGTAAAATTGTCCAACATTTCTTTTTTAGGTATAAAACACACCTGCATATCTT
The window above is part of the Myroides odoratus DSM 2801 genome. Proteins encoded here:
- a CDS encoding Crp/Fnr family transcriptional regulator; its protein translation is MGRCEQCMIREFSSLKALTREELLAISETKTHFIIRKGENLFSEGESLNGVYCIKEGFCKLTKLNSNGKDSIVKLAKRGDLLGQRSIINEEASNLSATALEDMQVCFIPKKEMLDNFTENNKFSLLVTRDICTHLKDADQDLANQTHKTVKERLAIMLLKLEDLGGSSSETQALNIKLSREDLANMVGTATESCIRLLSELKKDGIIQLKGKDIILLDKRELRALAE
- a CDS encoding DHH family phosphoesterase — encoded protein: MKHTSIDTLKQLISLPAKTFAIIPHRNPDGDAIGSSLGLYHVLKQLGHKVEIISPNEYPNFLAWMPGTAAIKIYDFNKPAGQHILKNSDCIFTLDFNILSRTGDEMGAFLASLPNDFVMIDHHQMPGDYAKLTFSDTSFGSTCELLYSLLEQMDLTDLVHQEAATCIYTGIVTDSGSFRFPKTTAKTHQVVAALIEKGIDNPKIHHALFDNSSFNRLQLMGRALQHLHLIPDTQASYLYLNEEDLHEFSHQKGDTEGLVNYGLSISGIDLTAFFIERKEEGIIKISFRSSGNLDVNLFARTYFEGGGHINAAGGKSTLSLDETIQRYIDIVKQHKQDFYV